Proteins encoded within one genomic window of Diceros bicornis minor isolate mBicDic1 chromosome X, mDicBic1.mat.cur, whole genome shotgun sequence:
- the LOC131400342 gene encoding testis-expressed protein 13A-like has product MAVNFNDPACGFFQREVVDFINNQIYRNGVSQYFHMMQMCESWGDMEEKLRDILTDSAISRDIKEACAWGTLALVVRFARRQKKEDREKVKMLQDQLEEQKLFTHALVGVVNRLRAKQKREKENAQFQLQQSLTLLHGVEEERNLLRNALLRVLSSQSQKQERTEELEKGKETQTLGTLAFAREAASYRTREKAVKGAGQETAATRETTAIVGEAKEGKVISVWGSDQELPVFPCSDVLGAWPQAGQLLHLSLSKSSYSFLPTFSLPRAAAEAATVPFMKNSLTSWKGKHLHTRKFLPERFKQHPGLSRSAKGTIRRRVGDWDCGQCCSVNYSWRKMCFKCKKSRYPEERRGSAPN; this is encoded by the coding sequence ATGGCTGTAAATTTTAATGACCCAGCCTGTGGCTTCTTTCAGCGAGAGGTTGTAGATTTCATAAATAACCAAATATATCGAAATGGAGTTAGTCAGTACTTCCACATGATGCAGATGTGTGAGTCCTGGGGTGATATGGAAGAGAAGCTGCGGGACATCCTGACTGACTCAGCAATATCGAGAGACATCAAGGAGGCTTGTGCCTGGGGCACCCTGGCCCTCGTAGTGCGCTTCGCAAGGAGGCAGAAGAAGGAGGATAGAGAAAAGGTAAAAATGCTCCAGGATCAGCTCGAGGAGCAGAAGCTGTTCACTCATGCTTTGGTAGGGGTGGTGAATAGACTCAGGgctaagcaaaaaagagaaaaagaaaatgcccaGTTCCAACTTCAGCAAAGTCTCACACTCCTTCATGGAGTGGAGGAAGAGCGAAATTTACTCAGGAATGCACTTCTTCGGGTGTTAAGCAGTCAGTCTCAGAAGCAGGAAAGAACTGAGGAATTGGAGAAGGGAAAGGAGACACAGACATTAGGCACTCTTGCTTTTGCTCGTGAGGCAGCAAGTTATCGGACAAGGGAGAAGGCAGTGAAGGGAGCAGGCCAGGAGACTGCGGCTACTCGGGAGACTACAGCTATAGTGGGAGAGGCAAAGGAGGGGAAAGTGATTTCTGTGTGGGGGAGTGACCAGGAATTACCTGTTTTTCCTTGCTCTGACGTCCTGGGAGCCTGGCCCCAGGCTGGTCAACTGCTACATCTTAGTCTCTCCAAATCCTCTTACTCATTCCTACCTACATTTTCTCTCCCAAGAGCAGCAGCAGAAGCTGCAACAGTTCCTTTTATGAAAAATTCCCTAACTAGCTGGAAGGGTAAGCATCTCCATACCAGGAAGTTCTTGCCAGAAAGGTTTAAGCAACATCCTGGCCTCTCTCGCTCTGCAAAAGGTACCATCAGGCGCAGAGTGGGGGACTGGGACTGTGGCCAGTGTTGCTCGGTGAATTACTCATGGCGAAAGATgtgttttaaatgtaaaaaatcccGGTACCCAGAGGAACGTCGAGGCTCTGCCCCCAATTAG